TCTCCTGGTTCTTGAGCGCTGCGACACCGAGAAACTCGAGGTGACCCGGGTGGCGGGACACGCGGGTCGGCCGGAGCTAAGGCGGTGCCGCCGCCTCCTACCGAGGACGTGAGGGGTCCTCCTGAACTGTTGCACCAGGAGGTGTCGCGCTCCTCGAGGAATCTCCAGGATCTTCAGGTAACCTAGGCCGCCCGCCGTATTATTTGTCCAGCGGTAGGCAAAGCGTGTGGAAATCCAAGACGAGAAAGCGCAAGCGTTAGAGCTATAAGCCAGACGCACAAAGTAGGACGACACGGCTCGCGACCGATGGCACGGGGTATGAAAAGCGACGCGTGCGTCCTGACACCATTGATATGATGGCTCAAACGACTGCTTTGTTTGCACCGGTACGTGTTTTCAGTCGACGACTCCCCCGAGCAGGTGCTGGGTCGGGCGGAGTCACCTGTTTTGTTGGCGCTGCGACTGAAGTTTCCCTTGATCACACGACAAGTGGAGCGATCTCCACCGCACACACCGCAGCGGTCCTCCTGGCGGTCCGACGCGATCTCGCCGTCACAACCTACGTGCTGCCAGCAAAGGAGGAGGAATGCAGGTGAGGAAAGGGAGATGAGATGATGAGACGAGCAACCATCACCAGGAGCGTCACAAATAGGCACCTCGCACTCTCCTCGGACGCACACGCTGTAGGCGTCGTCGTAGGAGCACAGCGTCCCGTCGTGCACCGCTCTCTTCATGGAAACCAGGGCCCCCGTCTCGTTGGAGCGACAGAACAGGTTGCATCGCTCGTCAGCTGATGGAACGCAGCCGCCCAGAGACACGTCGAGCGAGACGGGAGGGAGGCAAAAAGCGTgcgtgcgagagagagagagagagagagagagagagagagagagagagagagagagagagagagagagagagagagagagagagagagagagagagagagagagagagagagagagagagagagagagagagagagagcgagagcgagagcgagagcgagagcgagagagagagagagagaaaggcgtCACGACTTGGCCAATGAGAGCGGGCGATATGGTGTGGCCAACAGATCACGAGCGGGACGTGGGGTCAGCGGGACATTTTGAGGGAGACATTTTCAGTCTGAGCAACCAAAAGTACATTTGCAAATGACTGCCTGATGACTTCAACatgtggcaggcaggcaggcaagctaaGCAGGCAAGCTAGGCATGCTCATCCAATTGTGTGCACATGTGCGTGTGTAGTTACGGTCGCTGTGTTCCACAGGCAGCcagtgatgtttttttccctGGTATTCCAAAGCGTGGTCCCAGGCGCTACACTGCTCCGCCCTGAAACACACCACGTGTCAAGTCATTCCAGGACATTGTTTCCCCGCCGCCATGCCGAGCCACTGCAGTGGGGTTGCTTCATCGATTCCTTACAAGTTACTACTTTCATTATAGGTCAGTCCAACTCATGACACTCAAGTCCCTGGTGGTCATGAAATCATTCCCGTCATTCAACAATTTACATTCCAAGGCACCCCGAGTCAATCCAGACGTCAAGCGGTTCCAGGTCAGCTCATGGAGTCGATAGCAATTACGTAAGCAAAGTCTTTTTTTCTCCGAGACGACCGCAGCAGCCGAGTTGCGCTCGAGTCAATACGGACACGGAGAAATGAGAGGGCTCGCCCCATCGAGTCGAGCACACGGCCGTTTGACTCTCCTCGCTCACCTGAAGTCAGTCGTGGGCGGACACTGCTTTTGTTGGTTGCACAGTTGGAACTCAAAAGAGTTTCCAAAGCAGACTCGCCCCCCGTTGGCCGGCCTGGACACAGCAACAGGAAGCGTCTACGTGTTcattcggtcggtcggtcggtcggtccccAGAGCCCTAGTGGCTCCACTAGGATTGGACTAAAAGTCAAGTAGGAATTCCTTTGAGATACCCAGCTCACCATACGGTGGGCGGTGCACCATACAGACCATCGGGAGTGATTCCCAACACAACCTCACTCACGCTGGACTATCGCAGCTCCTGGAGCGGATCCGGACGCCGCCCCCGCAGGTCCTGGAGCAGCCGGTGTAGGCGCTCCACGAGCTCCAGCCGCCGTCTTGTCTCAGGAGGTTAGCCGTCAGTGTGATACAGAAGCCTTTGAAGCAGTGCTGAGGAAGACGGACAGAGACGTGCGTCACGCAGACGGAGTCGTCGGGAGCGAGAGCAACGGCAGGGCGCCGGCCCAGCGGGGCGGGGCGCTGCGCTCGCTCACCATGCCGGGTCCGCACGGCGTCCCGTCCAGAGGCGGACCTTTCGTGGATCTGCAGAACAAAGGATGGTTGTAGTCGCTGCACCACAGCTGCTGGCAAGGCTGTGGGTTGGGATACTGAcggcaacaaacaaacaaacacaccagCATGGATCACCACTTAAGCATGGACCAgcaccctccctcctcctcctcagcagcaaaacaaacacaatgataCCAAAAGAAGTCAACAGAGACCTTGGAAAAAGGCGCAAATCAAGACTTACAGCGGTGCAACTTCCGTATCCTGGACCAAAATCAAAGTTGCACTGCTGCTCCATGGAGTACTCGAACCCTGGCAAAAGGGGCGGAGTCGGCCAATCAGGGCTGAACGGGTCGTCTCGGAGACAGTCGTACGTACTAACCGGGGAAAGACAAATACTTGTGACGTGGGGACGGAAGGAGACAAGAAATGGGAAAAAGGAACTCAACAGAAAGGGAGGACAAGTGGACAGGGAGCAGGCAAAATAAAGTGGCGGGCCGGCCGGTGAACGGCAAGTGGAAAGGAAGGGGACCAGAAAGGGACAGACGGCAAAAGTCTTACTGCAGGTACTTGTGCAGCTCGCTCCAGCTGCATCTGGACCAGTGGTAGCGGTAGAACGTGGCCTCCACTTGCGGCGACATGATGCTGCCCACGGACACGTCGTCGTCGCACTCGTTGGCTTCACCGTCGTGCTCCATTCCCAACCTGCGTGAGCGAGCGGCGACACGCTGCAGCAGCGAGGGCAAagcggcggcgggcgggcggacagaCGGGGCGTCGCCCTCGTTTTTGCGCTTGCGTCTTTGTGTGCCTCACACGTGTCCGATTTCATGCGCTGCCACGAAAGCTGACGAGAAACCGTCCTCGAAGACCAGAACGCAGCTCTGGTGCATCTTGCACATCCCTGTGACAGGAGCGTAGCCTGCGCACACGTAGCGCTACTATTAGCATAGGGAGCATTAGCGCCAGCAGCGCTCAAGCTTGTTTTAGCGCTTGCTTGGTCGTTGTAGGAGTGCTCACATAAGCATCATTCGTCTTCTGTTAGCAGTGTGCATTAGCACTGGCTCACTTTGTTGCCTCATATTAGCAAAGTAGGCTGGCGCTTAGCGCTAGGCAGTACCTAGCATGCCGGCGGGTCCAAACTCCCGTCTGCTCAGGTAGACCAGGTGGTCATGCTGCTGGTTGGGGTTTTGCTCCCTCTGCTGGATGTAAGACCAGCCGCACACGTTCTCCAGGCTTTTCTGGGCATTGCCCACCGAGATGAGCTCCTGGGACTAGAGGAATGACCTCTCAGTATCACAAGTATCCATGAGCCATCATATTTCTGGTACCTTGGACGGAGACAGCATGACGATTCGCACCAGAACAACGTTGATGTTGGCACCGAGAGACTGGTCTTGATAGATCTCGTTAACCTGCAACACATGGGTCCCAATGCTGAAGGATCTGCTTCCGCTTCCACTCAACTTCTAGAAGTATTACCTCAGAACGTTAGGCTAAAATCAGACATGGGGGACTTGATTTAAGGTGCTGATTTGAGGACCTACAGTCATTCATGACAGACTCCTCTTGACTTGGTCATCATAAGACAGGACTTGCAGACTTGCACCAGGCAACTTGACAGGTCTTGCCGTTGAGGAGCATTTTCACCATACCGTGGTGTGCGACATGTTGTGCTTTGAcaagaaatgttttattttgggaCCTGCTTTGTCACAACAACTCGGGACTTGGTTGAAGGTTACTGGTGACTGGAGACAAACTTTTGACGAGCACGTAGTGTATGTACGTGACTGGTGCGTCCACTTACGATGTTCATGAAGGTGAGGAGATATTTCTGGACCTGTTGTTGTCCGTGGAAAAGAAGTACAGAATAATCTACGGCGAGCAGGACCTGCGGAGTCGGCAGGTTGAGTCTTGGGACCGACAGGCCGCGAAGGAGCGTGACGTTCGTTACCTCTATGTTGAAAATATCTGCCTCTTTGAtgtagcgccgccgccgccgctgccgccagcCTGAGGCAGACTCGGACCTCGGCAGATCCGGGAAACCTAAGAGAGGTCCTGAAGACATCGTCAAAATGGTCAGCGAATGCCAAGGTGACATCGGATGCCGATGAAGAAGCAGTCTCCTGACCTCGCTGGAAGTCAGCGCTTTGATGGAGGCCCCGTCGGTCGGACTTGACGATAGCGGACGAGGGATAAACGATGTGCGGTCGTCCTCCTTCCCCGTCGTCAAGTCGGCCCTGGCCTGCCGGCCCCCCGCGATACAAGGGCTCAATGAAAAAGTCCGCTTCCCTCGTTCGAATCACCCCGGCCTGCCCACACGTACACGTGCACCATTGACGAGTGGAGTTTGACACGGGAACTACTGTACCCAAGGCAGAATTGAAGCAATTAAGAGCGTCCAATGATCTACTGACAATCTACTGAAGGCCATTTACTACAGAAGCAGTATCACTGAAGGTCTCACCAATAATGAAGATCAACTGCAGATCTCCAGATGATCTACGACGTGCTTCGTGGTTGACCAAAAGTGTACTGAGGGTATACTGAGCATTTATGTACTAAAGGTCCACTTGACTTGGGTTTTAGTTTGGAAGTGCAGAATTTACTGAAGAGCCCGAAAACACGGACGTCCTTGTGATCCGAAAAGTCTACTGCTATCCACTGAAGAGCTACTCTGCATCGACAAAAGGTGTAACAAAGCGCTTCCGAGGAGCTACTGGATGTCTTGAGATTTATCGCCCGAGAGCTACCGAGGCGCTACTAAATGTCCACTGGGGGTCTTGAGATCATCTAAACTGCAGATGCAGTGGGTGAAGGAATGCGGTTGTGGAGAACAGAACAGGATAAGATAAGATAAGATAGCATAACATAGCATAGGATAGgagcagagcagagcggagcggagcggatAGGAAGGTGTCGCGAGCAACGGGAAGTTTGCAAAGAAGACGGCTTTCCAAATAAGAGGGAGTGCGAGTACGAATGAAGTCCTTCCCGTGCGAGTGTTTGTGCAGCTCATTCCTTTCGACAAGTCTCATCTTTCCGCGACATCTGGATCCCATCACAGCTGCACTCTGAGCAGCCAGACATTGAAAAGGTCTCCGTGCGCAGCCCGCCAGTGTGCAAGCAGTGTGAAGGCAGTGTGCAGGCAGCGTGCAGGCAGCGTGCACGTGGCCGGCCGCTGCTGCTTTTTacagcctgcctccctccctccctccctcccacccatTCCTTACATCTTAGTTATCTGGCATTTTGACTCCATCGCTTCCCAGCCGAGGAACACACAAAATAGAATGCGTGCGTGGAGCCCACTCTTTACTGAAATGACCCAAatctttttttgtcactttggtCAAAGCCATGATTcgagcggccggccggccggccacagGTGGCTTCACTGATGGTTTGCTTGTCTGCCTGCTCGTGTCGAAATGAGTCCGTGAGATAAGTGCAACGTGGCGTCAGCTGGTGTATGATCGAGAGACAGATGAGCACCCCGCCGCGCTGGACTTGATAACTGAGCAGTCTGTCGAGTAACAGAATGTCATTGATGCCATGAGATGAGCGCCACTCACCAGTCCGTCGCAGTTGCTAAGGGCAACGCTCGAGTCCTCCATGTTGGACACGCCCCCCGTGTAGAGGCAGCCCGTGTCCCCGATTGGCTCCGAGCGCTTTGGTTCCGACTCCTGCCACCACTCCATGGTGGCGTGCGGGGCCACCAGGCGGAGGTTGGCACGCAGCCGCAGGTGCATCTCCTGTCCAAACACAGTCACGTTGTAGAAGAGCTCCGAGTCCGATGTCCATGGTGTCTCGCGCCGGGGGGCCTGTCTTTTGCTGCGCGGCGGCGGAGACTGGGCAGAGAGTGACACCGACAGGAAGCGGCCCAGCGAGTCGGTTCTGACTGGGCGAACCACGCTGAACTCGGACAAAACCTCATGGAGGGAATCTGAGAAAACAAATCCATCGCCTCAGGGAATGAGTacgtacttttttctttttatgagaAACACAATCCTTCACCTCATCGGTCGACGAAGACGCGTTCAAACGACAAACTTAATCAATCAATCCGCTCATTGGTAACTTTTCCAGCTGTCACAGACACACTTTCCAGCACGTGATTTGCGGCATGGAAACTTGTTGGAACGCTACGATGATTCCATCTTGGTTCTTATTAGAGCAGATTGGGGACGCCACTGATGGAAATTGTTATGCGCTGGAAACAGGACAACCGACGACCAACTCCATCCACGTAATAGCATACGATACTAATTCCATAGGCTGTGCTGTATGATGAACCTGATCTAAAGATCTTGGAAATAGTTgaagctattaaaaaaaataaaataacgcaTCCTCTAGGGCCTCGTCAGACTTTTCAAGTTCACGACAGAAGATACTGCAGCACACGTTTAACATCATTTTTATGACATCATCCGCCAATCAGTACACATATTGGCACGAATGAATGAACCAAGCACAAAAGTTCTATACGCTCGCTCAGTCAAGTATATTCTATCGTCGTGTCAAATGGAGGCGTCAAGTACGTTCAATGACAATATTAGCAGTTCTGCTGCTAGTATTTGCGGTTACCTGTGCTGCGAGTGCTGACGGGAGAGACGCCCACAAATACAACGAACACCGCGCACACTAGCAAGTCCATGTCTTCATGTCTTCATATCTTCTCGGCTTCGTGCGTTCATATCTTCATGTACTGGCGTCTCGGCTGACTCTCGCTGTGTGTGCGtgaagatgtgtgtgtgcgtgcgctcaCGCGACAGTCGAGTCCTCCTGACTCCACCCACGCACTCGTGTGTGCGAGAGCTTCGAGAGAGAGTCAGTGTCTTCGTACGGCCGGCCACGCAGTCAAAGTTAGCGAGAACCAACACAGTAACGTGATAAAATAACTTTGtgcacatggaatttgcactgcgGCCAATCGGAGCAGCTCGAGCTGGATGATGTCATCGATAGTCACGGCCTCCACAGTGGGGGGGGCAGAGGAGTTCAAGGAAGACGAGGAGAGGAGGAAGTTGAGGAGTCGTAGAAAAAGAAGGAGAGGACAAAGTagaagaagagaagaaaaaagaaaggggaggtgaAAGTAGAGTGgctggagaggaagaggaggtggaTGATCATGATGGTGACCAGGAGCGTCGCGTTTCTGCCATCCAGGAGACAAAGGCCGAGACTCTAGCGTAAACGCCgggtcgttcgggccgaccgcaaCCCATCCCAAAGGACGTGACACCTGTCAGAGACCCATCGATCGCACAGTTAACTTGATTCCAAGCGTAAGTTGAGAAACAGAAAACCAAAAACAGACCAATCAGAGTCCAGTGTCCTTCCTCCTCACACATAAGCGGGCCGCCAGAGTCGCCCTGTGTGAAGAAGTCACACATCTTGTCAAGTGTCTTGCGGGCAGGTTTCGGGTGGATGGTGATCACCTGACACGAGTCCACTCCGCCCTCTGGGAAGCCCGCGCACAGCATTTTGGACGTGATGGTGTACTCGGGCAAGGCGCGCTGGCACGAGACCTGGCTCACCAGGGGAACCTTGGCCTCCTGCAGAATGTCTGGAAGAGAACCTGtgcaacagacacacacatgtagACAAACAGGTAGCAAGACAGACAGGCGGACAGATAGACAGGTGACGGACCCTCCTCAGCCTGCCTCCCCCATCCGGCAATCCAACATTTCTTTTCAGCTGTCAACTCTCCAGCGTTTTCAGGCAAACACACTGGCTGGATCAGATCTGTGCACAAACAAACGCATGCAcgtacgcacgcgcacgcacacacacagattcaGAATGTGCGTGTGCGATTTCTCGGAACAGGATGCAGGCGGGCGTGTCAAAATACTACCAGTGAAGTTGGCGGGCGTGCTCAGGTGCATCATGGCAATGTCGGCCTCTTTGCTGACTCTGTTGTAGTGCGGGTTGATGATCACGGCATCAATTTGGAACGAGTGCACGGCACCGGCCTGGCTCTGAGCCCGAAGACCCAACTTGGCCGACCAGCGGCCCAGTGGGCGCTCCTTCCTGCCAAAGACGCGGCGTCGTCAGCTCCACCGTACCGTACCGTCACACCTGGCTACGGTCAGCTCGGCGCTCTCACCCACCCGTACACGCAGTGGGCGGCAGTCAGCAGCCAACGGCGACCGAGCAAAGCGGCACCGCACACGTGGCGACCGTTCCAGTGCAGCGACACCATCCACGGCCACGCCCCTTTGGCGGCGTCCGACCCACCCACCACTCGGACCTCCCCttatttgaaaaaacaaaacaaaaaacagcaaaCGCTAAATCAGGTTGGAAATAGCAACAGCGTAAGAAGGGTgaagtgtgggtgtgtgtgtgtgttttttgttttttttttttcccccggaaGGAAGAAACACAAATACTACGTATGTGACTTTGCAAATGTTCACTGCAGTTTCCCGCTCTTACCATCTGCCGATTGGTCGACAGTGTCGCTGGTGACGAGACGAAGGCCGCATGCTGAAAAAAAAGGCGACAAGTGCAATGCGCCGCGAGTGACTTAGATGAAGGCTGGCGACTTACTCACGCTGATTGTCACAGCGGAGGGAAACCACGCGGTGGCTCACGCAACGCTCGCTGCAAAACCAAAAACAATCGACTCCGGTTGGAAATGACGTCAAGCGTTCGTTGACGCGTTTGACAAAGACGCACTCTCCCAAGTCCTTGCGTACCTCACGCTGGATTCCAGACTTCCGTTAGCGGTGACCTCGACGCTGGCGAAAGGTGAATCTCCCGGCACGGCGGGCAGCAGCGTGGACACCCCCGACCTGGACGACGGCTATGGGTAGTCAACTTGTATTTGCAGTGACAAATCGGAGCCTTGACTTGGTCTTCCTGTGTCCCAGGtgctgactgacttgactgggtAGCGTCCCAATTAGCGCTGTATCCCAAGTACTGACAGGTCAGGTCCTACCAGTACTCCAGATTGGTCGCTACGTATCGGTCAGGTCCAGGTCAGGTAGTTCCGAAAAATAGTATCAATCGAGAAATACATAAATCGAAGAAATAATTCAACTCAAGTCGCCTTTGAATCCCCTGCATCTTACTCAAGTAGTCAAGCTGTATCCGAGGCGCTGACCGCTCAGGTGCTACAGTCTACCTGTATCCCAAGTACTGACAGATGAAGACAGACAGGCGCGGGGTCCAGGTGTCTCCGCACACCGCGTACTGAGAGGAGGCCATCTGAAAGCGGAGACGACCGGAGGCGTCCTCCTGCAACACGACTGAAAGCGCTCGTCTGCGTCAAGTACATTTTGCTCGACGTGACCGAGTCCCGCTTTGCGTGATCCGGGATGTCCTCACCACAGTTGGCTTCGTCGGAAGCGTCGGCGCAGTCCACCCTCCCGTCGCACTGACGCTTTCCATGGATACAGCTGCCCGTGTCACATTGGAACTGCTCCGCGGCGCACGGTTCTGCTTCGGCCACACGAGCACACGTACGGACATGCGGCGGCGCGTCTCCGCAACTTCATGTCGGTGGCGGCGGACCTCACCTGAAGACCCCAGGCCAACCCCGGAGGTAAAGTTGGCTTTGAATCCCCGTCCGTTACCCGAGCTGTCCGTGAAGAACCAGACGGTCACCCGATTGCGTGTTGAGAACAAGTCTCGGGCGGCGCCGCCGCTCCCCGTGAGAACGGCTACGCGAAGCAAGGGGACAGAGCGCACATCTTGATATTAGGAATTAGCCGTACAGTCAGTCCATTGCCGTCTCCTCACTAGCGTGTAGGAGAGAGCCGCATCCTGGAAGCATTCCCACTTCATTTCTTCAGTTAGGCCAACGTGCCACCCTAGTCGTGAGACGTACGAGACTCACCCAGTAAGGTAGAGTTAGGCCCCACCCCGTCACGCAGCTCCACTACGTCGTAGTTGTCTTCGACATCAAAGTCTAGGAAGTGGACGTGGATGTTTCGACCTGGCAGAGCGTGGAGCGTCCACACGCCTGCGGGAGTAAAGGATGACCACGGCAGACGTCAGGCCGCTTTGATCAACAATCAATCAACAAAGCCGGCCGAGAATTCTCACAGCGAGCTCCGTTCCCGTAGGCTTGCGGGTAATTTGGTGAACTGAAGGTGGAGTTTGGCTCCCACACGTCAAAAGGACCGCCGCAGTCAGCTGACGTTAGAACGAACCAGACAAGAGAGGGCagagtcgctcgctcgctcggcgtAGCAATTACGGCCCGGGAGAGTGGGCGCGGTGCTTACCCGACACGGTGGGGACAGGTGCCGGAGTGGGCACTAAGGTGGGTTCCGGAGGGGCGGGCCCGCAAGGCTGGGGCATCAAAGTGATGTCATCCAACGCAATGTCATTTCTCATCCCGCCTTTCTTCAGAGCTTCAAACACAATCTGCACACATCGATTGGAGTCGGGTCAGTCTGAAACCAGTTGGGGGTCACGATCGAAGCAGCTCGAAAGCACTCGGAAAGAAGTCGCCAATCCATTTGGGAAAAACAGCTTCTTATTCGTTTGAACTCAGTTGGAATTCTCCTTCAAATCAATGAAAATCATTAGGAGTATAAGCAGAGCTAAATCACTTTTGTTGAATCAGTCTGAATTGTAGTTTGAAGTCTTTAAATGGGTTAAAGGCGATTTAAAAATCAGCTTTTGAAATTATTTGGAAAATTCAGTCAAGTCTATTTTGATATCAGGCTTCAAATCAGTTTGAGTCACTTGATCCACCTGAGTGTCAGTGGTAGAGTTGAGGAGCACTTGTCCGTAGTTCCAGTGGTCACCATAGTTCCCGTCCCTGCGGAATACCACCGCGTCCACGCCGCCTGAATATGCGTCACGTAGCGACAGTTGAAGACGGTGGACGTCTTCCCCAAACATGTGATACCTTCAAATCAGCCCACACCGCCCAAAAGAGGCGTACGCACGAATTGAGTTTTACACCCGTCAACCATTTCCTTGTTAGTTTGTGCCATTTACCAAAAGCCAAGGCACATTGTCTGATTGGGCCCAGTTAGAGGCAGGCTGTAGATCCTGAAAGTCTTCAGCCATTGGCCAGGACTCAGAGGGGTGATCAAGTAGAAACCTGAGTCAGCAAACACGCGATTAGAACTAGGCTAATACCATGCTAACGCGGCGCAAAGATGCCAACTCGGGACCTTACCGAGACCCGATAAAAGAGCTGATCAAGGGCCTCTCTCTACCTGATTCTATTTCTGATCCCAAAATGTATGTATGTGGCGCCAAATCCAAGACCTTAACCCTATGACCTTAAGATCTGACCAGGACCTGTCATGATCTAATAGCCGTTCTAGGACATGGGCCGATACCTGATTCAAGACCACAGCGGCACCTGACCGAAACTTGATGAAAGATACAATCGAGGAAGCCATCCTGCAAACTGACTCGAGAAGCTGATATCGTACCTGATCTGAAACCTGACCAGGACTTGATCTCGGTCTGATCAAGAGCACTCACCCGACCCGTTTCCTAGCGTGTGATCTATGCTTGGGCCACTGAGCGGCGGAAATGTGGCGCCTCTGCTCCGAAGCCAGTCACCGTCGTCTTCGTGTTCCTGCCTCCAGAAGCAAAAGCCGTGCTCAAATGTGCAGGAAAGCTTCTCCGAATCTgaaaaacagcagcagcaacaacaacaacatactaACACTGCTTTTGCCACGGTGGCTCAGAGGTACGTAGCGGTGTGAGCACCTGACAGTTTCGAGAGGTCGCTGGCACGGAAGGTGGCGTTGAATCCCGACGCATCTTCCAAATTGTCTGAGAAAAACTCAATCGTGGATCGGGCCGTCAGAAGCCACACAGTCTCGGGAGGGGTGGAGCCCGAGAGCTCGGCTGCAATTGAAGAATGAATGATATCAATTCGGGACCGGTTCTTTCTCAACTGGACGTGAGTCAAGATCCGATATAGGACCGGGCCAGGAGCTTGGGCGAGGGCATGCCCTCGACCAGATCGAGCTAGACCTAATTCAAGTCTTGACCAGGACCTTACTCTGATCCATAACTTGATCCAAATCTTCTGCCTTTTGACCTGATCAAGGACCTAAAACATGACTTGATAGGAATCTTAACCTGGATCGGATCGAGAACCTGACCCAAGACCTGACTAGGTACTGCTGTAGGGCCTCCTGACCTGCCATCTTCTTCTCGGGACCAAGCCCTTCGTAAAGTCTCACGATATGGACATTTTCTCGGTTTTCAAACTTGTGGAAGTTGACCCGAACAGAAAATCCCCTTTGGACCCTGAaggaaacaataaaaaaaacaaaaacacacacacccaaaaacaaaaaaaaacatttacggttagggttaggcaatGATTGTCTGCTAACCAATTGTGGAAAGTTTCCAAAGCCTGCTTTTTGGACCTGATGATCCAGCGACAGAAGCTGCTGTTTGCGGAAGAGGCAAACCATCCCGTTGGGCCGTGCAGTGCGAACTGTCCGTCACAGGTCGTTGCTACGGAAACAGTACGACGAGCTTGTCGCAACGACAAAATCTTAAGACTTAAGCGAGGTGGAAGGTAAGGCACCGACCGCAGCGAGCGGCGTCTTCGTCGGAAGCGTCGGCGCAGTCGTCGATGCCGTCGCACAGCCGGTCAACGTGGACGCACGTGGACGAGCGTTCGCAGGAAGTGTGGGACGGGGGACACGTGACTGGATGCACCTCCGCCTCTGGTAACACGCGCACGTGCCTCTCGTTAGCCGACGACAGAAATCAATACGAGTAATCATAAAAAGTGGCGTAATTGCCGGTCGATGcctcaagatggcagcaaagcaacCCCTCGATTCACAACACGCACCAAAATGGCGCCGCACAAGGGCGGCAAATTCCC
The nucleotide sequence above comes from Syngnathus scovelli strain Florida chromosome 15, RoL_Ssco_1.2, whole genome shotgun sequence. Encoded proteins:
- the tmprss15 gene encoding enteropeptidase yields the protein MRGRGGCSPFPFLLVALCVVLLCCAVLTALMWTHSSPPEAEVHPVTCPPSHTSCERSSTCVHVDRLCDGIDDCADASDEDAARCATTCDGQFALHGPTGWFASSANSSFCRWIIRVQRGFSVRVNFHKFENRENVHIVRLYEGLGPEKKMAAELSGSTPPETVWLLTARSTIEFFSDNLEDASGFNATFRASDLSKLSDSEKLSCTFEHGFCFWRQEHEDDGDWLRSRGATFPPLSGPSIDHTLGNGSGFYLITPLSPGQWLKTFRIYSLPLTGPNQTMCLGFWYHMFGEDVHRLQLSLRDAYSGGVDAVVFRRDGNYGDHWNYGQVLLNSTTDTQIVFEALKKGGMRNDIALDDITLMPQPCGPAPPEPTLVPTPAPVPTVSADCGGPFDVWEPNSTFSSPNYPQAYGNGARCVWTLHALPGRNIHVHFLDFDVEDNYDVVELRDGVGPNSTLLAVLTGSGGAARDLFSTRNRVTVWFFTDSSGNGRGFKANFTSGVGLGSSEPCAAEQFQCDTGSCIHGKRQCDGRVDCADASDEANCVVLQEDASGRLRFQMASSQYAVCGDTWTPRLSVFICQYLGYRSGVSTLLPAVPGDSPFASVEVTANGSLESSVSERCVSHRVVSLRCDNQPCGLRLVTSDTVDQSADGEVRVVGGSDAAKGAWPWMVSLHWNGRHVCGAALLGRRWLLTAAHCVYGKERPLGRWSAKLGLRAQSQAGAVHSFQIDAVIINPHYNRVSKEADIAMMHLSTPANFTDLIQPVCLPENAGELTAEKKCWIAGWGRQAEEGSLPDILQEAKVPLVSQVSCQRALPEYTITSKMLCAGFPEGGVDSCQGDSGGPLMCEEEGHWTLIGVTSFGMGCGRPERPGVYARVSAFVSWMAETRRSWSPS